One genomic segment of Novosphingobium sp. RL4 includes these proteins:
- a CDS encoding cytochrome c, protein MRKALPPLLALSLLAGCGGTKDGASAGAAAKGPPPMPPPVTLASRPDAGPGERLFIEKCAMCHGPVGMGTGLLARRVDEPALEKRKDLSADFVVQAARIGIGNMPAIPRGEVSDEQMGLIAGYLAKGDANGGKAQ, encoded by the coding sequence ATGAGGAAGGCACTGCCCCCCCTGCTCGCGCTCTCCCTGCTCGCCGGTTGCGGCGGCACGAAGGACGGCGCCTCCGCCGGGGCTGCCGCCAAGGGACCGCCGCCCATGCCCCCGCCGGTAACGCTGGCATCGCGGCCGGATGCCGGCCCGGGCGAGCGGCTCTTCATCGAGAAATGCGCGATGTGCCACGGCCCGGTCGGCATGGGCACCGGGCTGCTCGCGCGGCGGGTGGACGAACCGGCTCTGGAAAAGCGCAAGGATCTCAGCGCAGATTTCGTGGTGCAGGCCGCGCGCATCGGCATCGGCAACATGCCGGCGATCCCGCGCGGCGAAGTGAGCGACGAGCAGATGGGGCTGATCGCAGGCTACCTCGCCAAGGGTGATGCAAATGGGGGGAAAGCGCAGTGA
- a CDS encoding nuclear transport factor 2 family protein produces MTLPLLPIEDRLALQDLIADYSWALDTGDVEALVSCFTPDARMVEEVFEDPDIWEGHEGIRGIAEHYRNAPGFPGRQHHVTQIQYRPQDDGSVKMRAFAFVTECEGEPPYVLRFTGWYDDHAVRCEDGRWRFHRRTVRLWDGEVLRNFPGRGEWVARKRPESLVIRPLAAKPS; encoded by the coding sequence ATGACATTGCCGCTGCTGCCGATTGAAGACCGACTGGCGCTTCAGGACCTGATCGCCGATTATAGCTGGGCGCTCGACACAGGCGACGTCGAGGCGCTGGTTTCCTGCTTCACGCCGGATGCCCGGATGGTGGAGGAGGTCTTCGAGGACCCGGATATCTGGGAAGGGCACGAGGGCATTCGCGGGATTGCGGAGCATTACCGCAACGCGCCGGGGTTTCCGGGGCGGCAGCATCACGTCACCCAGATCCAGTACCGCCCCCAGGACGACGGTTCCGTGAAGATGCGCGCCTTTGCCTTCGTTACCGAGTGCGAAGGCGAGCCGCCCTATGTCCTGCGCTTCACCGGCTGGTATGACGATCATGCGGTGCGCTGCGAGGACGGGCGCTGGCGCTTTCATCGGCGCACGGTGCGGCTGTGGGATGGGGAAGTGCTGCGCAACTTCCCGGGGCGGGGAGAATGGGTGGCCCGCAAGCGGCCGGAATCCCTTGTTATCAGGCCTTTGGCCGCAAAACCCAGCTGA